A section of the Paracoccaceae bacterium genome encodes:
- a CDS encoding ROK family protein — protein sequence MTNKLTSAEGLVIFGEMTLQEHSDRRSDIAVRDPEGGANQTGLRDQNARLILSYIRRHGEMASAEIARRSGLSAQTVSNIVRSLEADDLVLRGKSVKGGVGKPSTPVALNPSGVYALGLSIGRRSMEAVLIDFRGEVVERRRQAYSFPTPKNVRKFLRRSMTYFQETHPDAWKKVTDIGVASPYWLWDWSDVSNAPTERMLQWKDVSVADIVAEESKRRVVFENDATSACVAEHMIGKGGQFSEFLYIFVGSFVGGGVVLGGKVFTGRSGNSGALGPLPVPDGQGGVTQLLNVASLNVLEGQLTAAGWPADVLRSDPKDWSGFEPHLTTWIDKAADALATAITAAASVIDIEAAIMDGAFPQGVRQRLVERTSARLEESDLAGLAPLVVLEASIGRSARSMGAALLPIRANYFLA from the coding sequence TTGACTAATAAATTGACAAGTGCCGAGGGCCTAGTCATTTTTGGTGAGATGACCTTGCAGGAACATTCAGATCGTCGTTCAGACATCGCCGTTCGCGACCCCGAGGGCGGCGCAAACCAGACCGGTCTGCGTGATCAGAATGCGCGGCTGATCCTGTCCTACATCCGCCGCCATGGGGAAATGGCCAGCGCTGAGATTGCGCGCCGGTCTGGTCTTTCGGCGCAGACCGTTTCGAATATTGTCAGATCGCTGGAGGCCGATGACCTTGTCCTGCGCGGTAAATCTGTGAAGGGCGGGGTTGGCAAACCTTCGACGCCGGTCGCGCTGAACCCTTCCGGCGTCTATGCACTGGGTCTGAGTATTGGGCGACGCTCAATGGAAGCGGTTTTGATTGATTTTCGTGGCGAAGTTGTCGAGCGCCGCCGCCAGGCATACTCTTTCCCGACACCGAAAAATGTTCGCAAATTCCTGAGGCGCTCGATGACGTACTTTCAGGAAACGCATCCAGATGCCTGGAAAAAGGTGACCGACATTGGTGTCGCCTCTCCCTATTGGCTGTGGGATTGGTCCGACGTTTCCAATGCGCCGACCGAACGAATGCTTCAGTGGAAAGATGTCAGTGTCGCCGACATTGTGGCCGAGGAGTCAAAGCGCCGTGTCGTCTTCGAAAACGATGCGACGTCTGCGTGTGTCGCCGAGCATATGATCGGAAAGGGCGGCCAGTTCTCCGAATTCCTGTACATTTTTGTGGGTTCGTTTGTCGGGGGCGGCGTGGTGCTTGGCGGAAAAGTCTTCACCGGCAGATCGGGGAATTCCGGTGCGCTGGGACCATTGCCCGTTCCAGACGGCCAAGGTGGCGTGACGCAGCTGTTGAATGTTGCATCACTGAACGTTCTGGAAGGGCAATTGACGGCAGCGGGCTGGCCGGCCGATGTACTTCGTTCAGATCCAAAAGATTGGTCGGGGTTCGAGCCGCACCTGACAACCTGGATCGACAAGGCCGCCGACGCATTGGCCACCGCCATAACCGCTGCGGCGTCGGTCATCGACATCGAAGCGGCAATCATGGATGGCGCGTTTCCACAGGGCGTTCGGCAGCGGCTTGTCGAACGAACGTCCGCACGGCTTGAAGAAAGCGATCTGGCCGGGTTGGCACCGCTTGTGGTCCTGGAAGCATCCATTGGCAGATCTGCACGTTCGATGGGGGCCGCGCTGCTTCCGATCCGGGCGAACTACTTCCTTGCTTAA
- a CDS encoding substrate-binding domain-containing protein, translating to MKKLLVGASLAAMAISASSAAFAASHSTGACLITKTETNPFFVKMREGAQAKAEELGVELSTFSGAFDTDFEAQIAAIETCVANGAGGILITPSIPDSLISAVESAREAGLLVIALDTPFDPIDTADMTFATDNFEAGRLAGAWARATMGEEAAANAKIAGLNINPAQPTVGVLRNQGFMDGFGIELNDPNRWGDEDDPRIVGNDVSEGNPEGGRKAMENLLAIDPDINVVYAINEPAASGAWEAMKAMGTDPDDVIITGVDGGCPGVQDVAAGIIDATSQQYPLLMAALGVEAIAKFAEDGTLPEATPGKNFFDTGVALITDKPVDGVPSISVAEGLELCWG from the coding sequence ATGAAGAAGTTACTTGTAGGAGCGTCACTTGCAGCCATGGCGATCTCGGCGTCCAGTGCCGCATTTGCGGCAAGCCATTCAACGGGCGCTTGCCTGATCACAAAGACGGAGACCAATCCATTCTTCGTGAAGATGCGCGAAGGTGCTCAGGCCAAGGCCGAAGAACTTGGCGTTGAACTGTCAACGTTTTCGGGTGCATTCGACACCGATTTCGAAGCTCAGATTGCGGCGATCGAAACCTGCGTGGCCAACGGTGCGGGCGGAATTCTGATCACACCGTCCATCCCGGACTCACTCATCTCGGCCGTAGAGAGTGCGCGCGAAGCAGGATTGCTGGTCATCGCACTCGACACGCCATTCGATCCGATTGACACCGCAGACATGACCTTTGCCACCGACAATTTTGAGGCCGGTCGACTGGCAGGTGCCTGGGCGCGTGCGACGATGGGCGAAGAAGCCGCAGCGAACGCCAAAATTGCCGGGCTGAACATCAACCCGGCACAACCAACGGTCGGCGTGCTGCGCAACCAGGGCTTCATGGATGGCTTTGGTATTGAGCTGAACGATCCAAACCGCTGGGGCGACGAAGACGATCCTCGGATCGTTGGCAACGACGTCAGCGAGGGCAACCCTGAAGGTGGCCGCAAAGCCATGGAAAACCTTCTTGCGATCGACCCCGATATCAACGTGGTCTACGCAATCAATGAACCTGCCGCTTCGGGCGCCTGGGAAGCAATGAAGGCGATGGGCACCGATCCCGATGATGTCATCATCACAGGTGTCGATGGTGGTTGCCCGGGTGTTCAGGATGTTGCTGCTGGCATCATTGATGCGACTTCGCAGCAGTATCCGCTGTTGATGGCCGCACTCGGCGTCGAGGCGATTGCCAAGTTCGCCGAAGACGGCACCCTGCCAGAAGCAACGCCGGGCAAGAACTTCTTTGACACCGGCGTGGCGCTGATTACGGACAAGCCCGTAGATGGCGTGCCGTCGATTAGTGTCGCTGAGGGACTTGAGCTCTGCTGGGGTTGA